Proteins found in one Anaerolineae bacterium genomic segment:
- a CDS encoding formylglycine-generating enzyme family protein — MSILDSWWREPALLVAGYLSVNAPDSAQKYLLRLAGADEPAEQGRPILPADVQLAAAEVAGTAALEWPAVPQPLKNRLAQRLADLFETPDLLNQVKPGYRATIGNMLARLGDPRPGIVDLDTMLFCYVPPGPFMMGEDDDLHQNDSLHYGYWLARYPVTVAQFTTFVEEAGFQVSDPDSLRGLANHPVVNVTWRKALAFCTWLTGQWQQQGYLPGGWRVTLPSEAEWEKAARGGLEYLQQGIIKPINEIRQWQPAPAMQTNPLPQRRYPWGKEIETGRANYDQTGIGDTSAMGCFPGGASPYGCLDMSGNVWGWTRSHYQDYPYDSKGGREDLEGEGAQVVRGGAFYFASQIVRCAIRNGINPNYRNWFQGFRICCVVSPFTSGL, encoded by the coding sequence TTGTCAATTTTGGATAGCTGGTGGCGCGAACCGGCCCTGCTGGTGGCCGGGTATTTGAGTGTCAACGCGCCGGATTCGGCGCAGAAGTACTTGCTGCGGCTGGCCGGGGCCGATGAACCGGCTGAGCAGGGCCGGCCAATCCTGCCGGCCGATGTGCAACTGGCGGCGGCGGAGGTGGCCGGGACCGCGGCCCTGGAATGGCCGGCCGTCCCGCAGCCCTTGAAAAATAGATTGGCCCAACGGCTGGCCGATTTGTTTGAGACGCCTGACCTGCTGAACCAGGTCAAACCCGGTTACCGGGCTACCATCGGGAATATGCTGGCCCGGTTGGGCGACCCCCGACCCGGGATTGTTGACCTTGACACTATGCTGTTCTGTTACGTGCCGCCTGGCCCGTTTATGATGGGTGAGGATGACGACTTGCACCAGAATGACAGTTTGCATTATGGTTACTGGCTGGCCCGTTATCCGGTGACGGTGGCCCAATTCACAACGTTTGTTGAGGAGGCGGGTTTTCAGGTAAGCGATCCAGATAGTTTGCGCGGGCTGGCCAATCACCCGGTGGTCAATGTCACCTGGCGCAAGGCCCTGGCTTTTTGTACCTGGTTAACCGGGCAATGGCAACAGCAAGGGTATTTACCCGGCGGCTGGCGCGTAACTTTGCCCAGCGAGGCCGAGTGGGAAAAGGCGGCCCGGGGCGGCCTGGAATATCTCCAACAGGGTATTATCAAGCCGATTAATGAGATTCGGCAGTGGCAGCCTGCCCCGGCCATGCAAACCAACCCGTTGCCCCAGCGGCGTTATCCCTGGGGAAAGGAGATTGAGACAGGCCGAGCGAATTACGATCAAACCGGTATTGGCGACACCAGCGCTATGGGCTGTTTCCCGGGTGGGGCCAGCCCGTACGGCTGTTTGGATATGAGCGGCAACGTGTGGGGATGGACGCGGAGTCACTATCAGGATTATCCTTATGACTCAAAAGGTGGCCGGGAGGATTTAGAGGGTGAAGGGGCGCAGGTGGTGCGTGGCGGCGCGTTCTACTTTGCAAGTCAAATCGTCCGCTGTGCGATTCGTAACGGGATCAATCCGAACTACAGGAACTGGTTTCAGGGGTTTCGGATTTGTTGTGTTGTGTCCCCATTCACCTCTGGTCTCTGA
- a CDS encoding NACHT domain-containing protein, giving the protein MTRPSIRLELEELNRTIAGLRKHLSGPALAAALQPLLEKQAALQAQLAGAAQTGERGVTGSSAEGHIITGDGNSVNTIINYYREQAPHPPDEATLRRQVASYLTWMLERYGTIELRGIKREGVQVVQLDLETVYVPLQAQTYRQASAGRIRLDQVLTLGQHIAITGGPGCGKTTVLLHLAYTLSYSLGMDEPALAREKLGIPPPIPSPPEGYTTWEEYEQQAKDRDKKTFLEKAGKFSSIKDYLASFEIPIPILIPLSTYALHLRQLPPGAPAEQKTLAAFISDYLIQNQTSFELPPDFFKQLLRSGQRVILLLDGLDEVPNEAERAEVRQAIENLVTGREQMRVVVTCRTAAYKERTALGKDFREVQVMPLDETHVAHLVRHAYADLYRHEADAGKGKADELLKAIANLEEQRRQRFGKNTEPLIASPLLVRMLLVHYSERRLPDQRAELYMKAADAMLLPEYSPDEAQANRLGGLVGGSREVHRELVQHLAFEMHRRGSNQGREIAEDDLRRILQSHPAYGHLTNDLIALTRLRGTLLEERLGLYRFVHLAFQEYLAARYLAETVRSERGLEGIAAFCQFWIAGGANRPCWWPGI; this is encoded by the coding sequence ATGACCAGACCATCTATCCGGTTGGAACTTGAGGAGTTAAACCGCACCATTGCCGGGCTGCGCAAACATCTTTCCGGCCCGGCCCTGGCGGCCGCGCTGCAACCCCTGTTGGAAAAACAGGCCGCGCTGCAAGCGCAACTGGCCGGCGCGGCGCAGACCGGCGAGCGGGGCGTAACCGGCAGCAGCGCTGAAGGCCATATCATCACCGGCGACGGCAACAGCGTAAACACGATTATCAACTACTACCGCGAACAGGCGCCCCACCCGCCCGATGAAGCCACCCTGCGCCGCCAGGTAGCCAGCTATCTAACCTGGATGCTGGAGCGCTACGGCACCATTGAACTGCGGGGCATCAAACGCGAAGGTGTGCAGGTGGTGCAGTTGGATTTGGAAACCGTTTACGTGCCCCTGCAAGCGCAAACCTACCGCCAGGCCAGCGCCGGGCGGATCAGGCTGGACCAGGTGCTAACGCTGGGGCAGCACATTGCCATTACCGGCGGGCCGGGCTGCGGCAAAACCACGGTGCTGCTGCACCTGGCCTATACTTTAAGCTATAGCCTGGGTATGGATGAACCCGCTCTGGCCAGGGAAAAATTGGGGATTCCCCCGCCTATTCCCTCGCCCCCTGAAGGGTACACAACCTGGGAAGAATATGAGCAACAGGCAAAAGATAGGGACAAGAAAACGTTTTTGGAGAAGGCTGGAAAGTTCTCCAGCATCAAGGATTATCTCGCCTCTTTTGAGATTCCCATTCCCATTCTCATTCCCCTCAGCACTTACGCTCTGCACCTGCGCCAATTGCCCCCCGGCGCGCCCGCCGAACAAAAAACCCTGGCCGCCTTCATCTCCGATTATCTCATCCAAAACCAGACCAGCTTTGAGTTGCCGCCGGACTTCTTTAAACAACTGCTGCGCAGCGGCCAGCGGGTGATTTTGCTGCTGGACGGATTGGACGAAGTGCCCAACGAGGCCGAGCGGGCCGAGGTGCGCCAGGCCATTGAAAACCTGGTGACGGGGCGGGAGCAGATGCGGGTGGTGGTCACCTGCCGCACCGCCGCCTACAAAGAGCGCACCGCGCTGGGCAAAGACTTCCGCGAGGTGCAGGTCATGCCCCTGGATGAAACCCACGTGGCCCATCTGGTGCGGCACGCTTACGCCGACCTTTACCGCCACGAAGCCGACGCCGGCAAAGGTAAGGCCGACGAATTGCTCAAGGCCATTGCCAACCTGGAAGAGCAGCGCCGCCAGCGCTTTGGTAAAAACACCGAACCGCTCATTGCCAGCCCGCTTTTGGTGCGCATGCTGCTGGTCCACTACAGCGAGCGCCGCCTGCCCGACCAGCGGGCCGAACTGTATATGAAAGCCGCGGACGCCATGCTCTTGCCGGAGTACAGCCCCGACGAGGCCCAGGCCAACCGGCTGGGCGGGTTGGTTGGCGGCAGCCGGGAAGTGCACCGGGAGTTGGTGCAGCACCTGGCCTTTGAAATGCACCGGCGCGGTTCCAACCAGGGCCGGGAGATTGCCGAAGACGACCTGCGCCGGATTTTGCAGAGCCATCCTGCCTACGGCCATTTAACCAACGACCTGATTGCCCTGACCCGGCTGCGAGGCACCCTGTTGGAGGAAAGGCTGGGGCTGTACCGTTTTGTTCACCTGGCTTTTCAGGAGTACCTGGCGGCTCGCTACCTGGCCGAAACGGTGCGCAGCGAGCGGGGGTTAGAAGGCATTGCGGCTTTTTGTCAATTTTGGATAGCTGGTGGCGCGAACCGGCCCTGCTGGTGGCCGGGTATTTGA
- a CDS encoding caspase family protein encodes MAADDYAIVVGISKYPRFGDLAGPENDAREFCRWLRSPQGGDIDADDHVALVLSSEHYDPAADPIDAQPTLHQVEREFDRLIDLDPGEGGMLGRRLYIYMAGHGFGPDIEETALLVANSSRRRMHHFPGRYSARWFRAAALFQEIVLLMDCCRDDYPRVPLYIPAWPEIRRPAGADVRYFYGFATKWSRKAREKPVAPNGPVRGLFTRALLEALEKATPDANNCITGAVVEEYVLNYLPKLVDTADYQEPQFEYNYRRDIVFVQKGEIGDVAEESRGAEIPVRIHLASALANRPVEIVNHKYKRVAGPVTIAGVWALALPNGLYSVRVTEMELEKEFEVIGEEVVDVEFG; translated from the coding sequence ATGGCTGCTGACGATTACGCCATTGTAGTCGGCATTTCCAAATATCCCAGGTTTGGCGATCTGGCAGGGCCGGAAAACGACGCCCGGGAATTCTGTCGCTGGTTGCGTTCGCCCCAGGGCGGGGATATTGACGCAGACGACCACGTGGCCCTGGTCTTGTCCAGCGAGCACTACGATCCCGCGGCGGACCCCATAGATGCCCAACCCACCCTGCACCAGGTTGAACGTGAATTTGACCGTTTGATTGACCTGGACCCGGGCGAGGGGGGAATGTTGGGCCGGCGGCTTTACATCTACATGGCCGGGCATGGTTTTGGGCCGGATATTGAGGAAACGGCGCTGTTGGTGGCCAATTCCAGCCGGCGGCGCATGCACCATTTTCCCGGGCGGTACAGCGCGCGCTGGTTTCGCGCCGCCGCCTTGTTCCAGGAGATTGTTTTGCTGATGGATTGCTGCCGCGACGATTATCCCCGCGTGCCCCTGTACATTCCGGCCTGGCCGGAGATTCGCCGCCCGGCCGGGGCCGACGTGCGTTACTTTTACGGTTTTGCCACCAAATGGTCGCGCAAAGCCCGCGAAAAGCCGGTTGCGCCCAATGGCCCGGTGCGGGGTCTATTCACCCGGGCCTTGCTGGAGGCGTTGGAAAAAGCCACGCCCGATGCAAATAATTGCATCACCGGGGCGGTGGTTGAAGAGTACGTGTTGAATTACCTGCCCAAGTTGGTGGATACCGCCGACTACCAGGAACCCCAATTTGAATACAACTACCGGCGCGACATTGTGTTTGTGCAAAAGGGGGAAATTGGCGACGTTGCGGAGGAAAGCCGGGGAGCTGAGATACCGGTGCGGATTCACCTGGCTTCCGCCCTGGCCAACCGGCCTGTGGAAATTGTGAACCACAAATATAAGCGGGTGGCCGGCCCGGTGACCATAGCCGGCGTCTGGGCGCTGGCCCTGCCCAACGGCCTGTATAGCGTGCGGGTGACAGAGATGGAGCTGGAGAAAGAATTTGAAGTGATTGGCGAGGAGGTGGTTGATGTCGAGTTTGGCTAA